In Devosia beringensis, a single window of DNA contains:
- a CDS encoding ABC transporter ATP-binding protein produces MTIKADRISWAAGKTVIVDDVSIAAEPGKMLGLLGPNGSGKSSLLRLLVGLRKPDSGKVTLDGEPIGQVSRRRLARRVALVEQHATTDASVTVLDVVRLGRTPHRSALSPWTSADDAAVEAALDRVGLAARRGQYWQTLSGGERQRVHIARALAQMPSEIVLDEPTNHLDIQHQIDILRLVNALPVTSIVALHDLNHAAMFCDRLAVMDKGRIVAEGTPEAVLSEQLLRDVFRIEARIEPSPYHGKLHIHYLL; encoded by the coding sequence ATGACCATCAAGGCAGACAGAATCAGCTGGGCAGCCGGCAAGACCGTCATTGTCGATGACGTCTCGATCGCCGCCGAGCCCGGCAAGATGCTGGGTCTGCTCGGCCCCAATGGGTCGGGCAAGTCGTCGCTGCTGCGCTTGCTGGTGGGTCTGCGCAAGCCGGATTCCGGAAAGGTGACGCTGGATGGCGAGCCGATCGGCCAGGTCAGCCGGCGTCGTCTGGCCCGTCGCGTAGCCTTGGTGGAGCAGCATGCGACCACAGACGCCAGTGTCACAGTGCTCGATGTGGTCCGGCTGGGCCGCACGCCGCATCGCTCGGCCCTGTCGCCCTGGACCAGTGCCGATGACGCGGCCGTCGAGGCGGCGCTGGATCGTGTCGGCCTGGCCGCAAGGCGCGGCCAGTACTGGCAGACCCTGTCGGGCGGCGAGCGGCAACGGGTGCATATTGCCCGGGCCCTGGCGCAGATGCCTAGCGAGATCGTGCTGGACGAGCCGACCAATCATCTCGACATCCAGCACCAGATCGACATTCTCCGGCTGGTCAATGCCCTGCCCGTCACCAGCATTGTGGCGCTGCATGACCTCAATCATGCGGCGATGTTTTGTGACCGCCTGGCCGTGATGGACAAGGGACGCATCGTCGCCGAGGGTACGCCCGAAGCCGTGCTGAGCGAACAGCTGTTGCGCGACGTGTTCCGGATCGAGGCCAGAATCGAGCCGTCGCCCTACCATGGCAAGCTGCATATCCACTATTTGCTGTAG
- a CDS encoding benzoate/H(+) symporter BenE family transporter, giving the protein MAGALAAIVGYASTFTLVLAALTASGASPQQAGSGLMSVCIAIGILNIVVSARLRVPVSFAWTTPGVAFLLTVGEPVGGFPAVSGAFLVAAGLILLTGLIKPLARLMAAIPAPIANAMLAGMLLTLCLAPITAVAEMPMLALPILLAWVIGLRVARRYAVPIAVLVTGIVLALTTNLPAGALDSSWPALVPVMPVFTLDAIVRIGLPLYIVTMASQNLPGLAVMQANGFILAPAPLFVMTGIASAVTAVFGGHTSNLAAITAAICAGPEAHPDKTKRWPAPIAAGVVYLLLAPAASLAAAFIAASPPLLIQAVAGLALLSSLTAALAGALVHEETRLPAIFTFVITASGITMIGVGAPFWGLVGGIAMLVLLRFGIKPVVETTGV; this is encoded by the coding sequence ATGGCCGGCGCCCTGGCGGCGATCGTCGGCTATGCCAGCACCTTCACCCTGGTGCTGGCAGCGCTGACGGCATCGGGTGCCTCGCCGCAGCAGGCCGGTTCGGGCCTGATGAGCGTCTGCATTGCCATCGGCATTCTCAACATTGTCGTCAGCGCCCGCCTACGCGTGCCGGTCAGCTTTGCCTGGACGACGCCCGGGGTGGCGTTCCTGCTCACCGTGGGCGAGCCGGTGGGCGGCTTTCCGGCCGTGTCGGGGGCGTTTCTGGTGGCGGCGGGCCTCATCCTGCTCACGGGCCTCATAAAGCCGCTGGCGCGGCTGATGGCGGCCATTCCCGCGCCGATTGCCAATGCCATGCTGGCCGGCATGCTGCTGACCCTATGCCTTGCACCCATTACCGCCGTAGCCGAAATGCCGATGCTGGCTTTGCCCATCCTGCTCGCCTGGGTGATCGGCTTGCGCGTTGCCCGGCGCTATGCCGTGCCGATTGCCGTGCTGGTGACCGGGATCGTCTTGGCGCTGACCACCAACCTGCCGGCGGGCGCGCTGGATTCGAGCTGGCCGGCGCTGGTGCCGGTCATGCCGGTCTTTACGCTGGACGCCATCGTACGGATCGGCCTGCCGCTCTATATCGTCACCATGGCCTCGCAGAACCTGCCGGGGCTGGCGGTGATGCAGGCCAATGGCTTCATACTGGCGCCGGCGCCCCTGTTTGTCATGACCGGTATCGCCAGCGCCGTTACAGCGGTGTTTGGCGGCCATACCAGCAATCTGGCGGCCATAACGGCGGCGATCTGCGCCGGGCCGGAAGCCCATCCCGACAAGACCAAGCGCTGGCCGGCGCCTATTGCTGCGGGCGTGGTCTATCTGCTGCTGGCCCCGGCGGCGAGCCTGGCCGCGGCGTTCATCGCGGCGTCGCCGCCCCTGCTGATCCAGGCCGTTGCCGGGCTGGCCCTGCTGTCGAGCCTGACGGCGGCACTGGCCGGGGCGCTGGTGCATGAGGAGACCCGGCTGCCGGCCATCTTCACCTTCGTCATTACCGCGTCGGGGATCACCATGATCGGCGTCGGCGCGCCCTTCTGGGGCCTGGTGGGCGGCATTGCCATGCTGGTGTTGCTGCGGTTCGGTATCAAGCCAGTGGTCGAGACTACGGGGGTATGA
- the mobA gene encoding molybdenum cofactor guanylyltransferase, which translates to MTLPHAVIIAGGKGTRLGGVRKADLRLGRVRQLDRVISALGKVVNPILVAGGPPEHRLDLPPTCVAVPDRDSPSAGPLAGLAAAVAHLTESGITDGLLVSVAVDTAFLPTDFVSRLIDGLDEGTAAFAAWGEDFYPPNAVWRLGHLQDLPRAIDGASGPASLKSLQRRLGARRVDWTEHAGANPFANINTLADLLALQRIALG; encoded by the coding sequence ATGACCCTGCCCCATGCCGTGATCATTGCCGGCGGCAAAGGCACGCGTCTGGGCGGGGTGCGCAAGGCCGACCTGCGTCTGGGCAGGGTACGCCAGCTTGACCGGGTGATCAGCGCGCTGGGCAAGGTCGTCAATCCCATCCTGGTGGCGGGTGGGCCACCCGAGCACAGGCTGGACCTGCCGCCTACCTGTGTAGCCGTGCCGGACCGCGACTCACCGTCTGCGGGGCCGCTGGCCGGGCTGGCTGCCGCGGTGGCGCATCTGACAGAATCGGGAATCACCGACGGATTGCTGGTCAGCGTCGCGGTGGATACCGCCTTTTTGCCCACCGATTTCGTTTCCCGGCTGATCGACGGATTGGACGAAGGCACGGCTGCCTTTGCCGCCTGGGGCGAGGACTTCTACCCGCCCAATGCCGTCTGGCGCCTTGGGCATCTGCAGGACCTGCCGCGGGCGATTGATGGCGCCAGTGGCCCGGCCAGCCTCAAGTCGCTGCAACGCCGCCTTGGCGCGCGGCGTGTTGACTGGACCGAGCATGCCGGTGCCAATCCCTTTGCCAATATCAATACCCTTGCCGACCTGCTGGCGCTGCAGCGCATCGCCTTGGGTTGA
- a CDS encoding SRPBCC family protein → MSNGMDLDGESQITLTRTIDAHVDDVFKAWTDPALIEQWQADQAELDAFEGGEYTFTTFGDDEDPEDHTVSGEILAFVENQKLVMSWVHKDEEDEEEDLIFVLEILFKAIGDEQTQITLTERGLAHADPESRIFSIEAWNAALEHLAEVMA, encoded by the coding sequence ATGAGCAATGGCATGGACTTGGACGGCGAAAGCCAGATCACGCTGACCCGGACCATCGACGCCCATGTCGATGACGTGTTCAAGGCCTGGACCGACCCGGCGCTGATCGAACAGTGGCAGGCCGACCAGGCCGAGCTCGATGCCTTCGAGGGTGGCGAATATACCTTCACCACTTTCGGTGACGACGAAGATCCAGAGGATCATACCGTCAGCGGCGAAATTCTGGCCTTCGTGGAAAACCAGAAGCTGGTAATGAGCTGGGTGCACAAGGACGAGGAAGACGAGGAGGAGGATCTGATCTTCGTGCTCGAAATCCTGTTCAAGGCAATCGGTGACGAACAGACACAGATCACGCTGACCGAACGCGGCCTCGCCCATGCCGATCCGGAATCGCGAATCTTTTCGATCGAGGCGTGGAACGCCGCGCTCGAACATCTCGCCGAAGTCATGGCCTGA
- a CDS encoding cryptochrome/photolyase family protein, whose protein sequence is MRSTHIAWLRNDLRISDNPALMAAMRGADRAIVLYIHEENIGVRPPGAAARWWLHQSLGALEADLAALGVELLVRRGVPGVIVAELVQEHAVDAVYWNRRYAPGERAVDAAIKTWLTARGTKTESFGANVLIEPWEISTGQGKPYSVFTPFWKTLKQQRLTAPLGRPEAGTPRAPVPVDTDYQEPHWAEKLGGHWYVGEASAQRMLADFLDHRVGDYPERRDIPDCDATSGLSPHLRFGEISPRQIWQAGMLAAELAPEQAGAIDKFLSELAWRDFSYHQLYHRCDIAQEPMQAKYAAMAWRDAPEELDAWQRGQTGLPIIDAGMRELWETGYMHNRVRMLVASLLSKNLLIDWRLGERWFWDCLVDSDVASNPASWQWVAGSGLDAAPYFRIFNPVTQGGRFDADGGYVRRWVPELAALPDEWIHSPSEAPTAVLRRAGVIIGQTYPVPIVDLKTSRARALAASAAL, encoded by the coding sequence ATGCGTTCGACCCATATTGCCTGGCTGCGCAACGATCTGCGCATCTCTGACAACCCAGCCCTGATGGCCGCGATGCGCGGCGCAGACCGGGCCATAGTCCTTTACATCCACGAGGAAAATATCGGCGTGCGACCGCCCGGCGCGGCCGCGCGCTGGTGGCTGCACCAGAGCCTTGGCGCCCTGGAAGCAGATCTGGCGGCGCTGGGCGTAGAGCTGCTGGTCCGCCGTGGTGTGCCCGGGGTGATCGTTGCTGAACTGGTGCAGGAGCATGCCGTCGACGCGGTGTACTGGAACCGGCGATATGCACCAGGCGAGCGCGCGGTCGATGCCGCCATCAAGACCTGGCTGACGGCCCGCGGCACCAAGACCGAGTCGTTCGGCGCCAATGTCCTGATCGAGCCGTGGGAGATCAGCACCGGCCAAGGCAAGCCCTATTCGGTTTTCACACCGTTCTGGAAAACACTCAAGCAGCAGCGCCTGACCGCGCCACTGGGGCGCCCCGAGGCGGGGACGCCGCGAGCCCCCGTCCCTGTCGATACCGATTACCAGGAACCGCATTGGGCGGAAAAACTAGGCGGCCACTGGTATGTCGGGGAAGCTTCGGCGCAGCGCATGCTGGCCGACTTTCTCGACCACCGTGTAGGCGACTATCCCGAGCGGCGTGACATCCCAGATTGCGATGCCACTTCGGGCCTGTCGCCGCATCTCCGCTTCGGCGAGATCAGCCCACGGCAGATCTGGCAGGCTGGCATGCTGGCGGCGGAACTGGCGCCAGAACAGGCCGGTGCGATCGACAAATTCCTGTCCGAACTGGCGTGGCGCGATTTCAGCTACCATCAGCTCTATCATCGCTGCGACATTGCGCAGGAACCGATGCAGGCCAAGTATGCCGCCATGGCGTGGCGGGACGCACCCGAGGAGCTTGATGCCTGGCAGCGTGGCCAGACCGGCCTGCCGATCATCGATGCGGGCATGCGCGAGCTGTGGGAGACCGGTTATATGCACAACCGTGTCCGCATGCTGGTGGCATCGCTGCTGAGCAAGAACCTGCTGATCGACTGGCGGCTGGGCGAGCGGTGGTTCTGGGACTGCCTGGTGGACAGCGACGTCGCCAGCAACCCGGCCAGCTGGCAGTGGGTTGCCGGCAGCGGGCTCGATGCCGCGCCCTATTTCCGCATCTTCAACCCGGTCACACAGGGCGGGCGATTTGATGCAGATGGCGGCTATGTACGGCGCTGGGTGCCTGAACTGGCGGCGTTGCCGGACGAATGGATACACAGTCCCTCTGAAGCGCCGACTGCGGTGCTGCGGCGGGCGGGCGTCATCATCGGCCAGACCTACCCTGTACCGATCGTTGATCTCAAGACGTCAAGGGCGCGTGCCCTGGCCGCCTCGGCCGCTCTGTAG
- a CDS encoding cysteine synthase A, with protein sequence MAKHKDLISAIGNTPLIRLNRVSTLTGCDIWGKAEFLNPGQSVKDRAALFIIHDAVKSGRLKPGGTIVEGTAGNTGIGLTLVANSLGFKSVIVIPETQSQEKKDALRLYGAELIEVPAKPYKNPNNYIKLSGRLADKLNAELPEGAIWANQFDNIANRRAHVETTGPEIWQQTSGRIDGFICAVGSGGTLAGVSEALRARNADIKIGMADPEGAALYNYYAHGELKSSGDSITEGIGQGRITANLEGLTVDNPYQISDAEALPYIFDLLQHEGLCLGGSSAINIAGAVRMARDLGPGKTIVTILCDYGNRYASKIYNPDFLRGKNLPVPPWMEDRTPIDISSVMAADPA encoded by the coding sequence ATGGCCAAGCACAAAGACCTCATCTCCGCTATCGGCAATACGCCGCTGATCCGTCTCAATCGCGTCTCGACCCTGACGGGATGCGATATCTGGGGCAAGGCGGAGTTCCTCAATCCGGGCCAGTCGGTCAAGGATCGCGCTGCGCTGTTCATCATCCATGATGCGGTCAAGTCGGGCCGGCTCAAGCCGGGCGGCACCATCGTCGAAGGCACCGCCGGCAATACCGGCATCGGGCTGACACTGGTGGCCAATTCGCTCGGCTTCAAATCGGTGATCGTGATCCCCGAGACGCAGAGCCAGGAGAAAAAGGACGCGCTGCGCCTCTATGGCGCCGAGCTGATCGAGGTTCCGGCAAAGCCTTACAAGAACCCGAACAATTACATCAAGCTATCCGGTCGGCTGGCCGACAAGCTCAATGCCGAACTGCCCGAGGGCGCCATCTGGGCGAACCAGTTCGACAATATCGCCAACCGGCGCGCGCATGTGGAGACCACCGGCCCGGAAATCTGGCAGCAGACCAGTGGCCGTATCGACGGCTTCATCTGTGCCGTCGGTTCGGGTGGTACGCTGGCGGGCGTGTCGGAAGCGCTGCGCGCCCGCAATGCCGACATCAAGATCGGCATGGCAGATCCCGAGGGCGCTGCGCTTTACAATTACTACGCCCATGGCGAGCTCAAATCGTCGGGCGACTCGATCACCGAAGGCATTGGCCAGGGCCGTATCACGGCCAATCTCGAGGGTCTGACGGTCGACAATCCGTACCAGATTTCCGATGCCGAGGCCCTGCCCTACATCTTTGACCTGCTCCAGCATGAAGGACTGTGCCTGGGCGGCTCGAGTGCCATCAACATTGCCGGGGCCGTGCGCATGGCGCGCGACCTGGGGCCGGGCAAGACCATCGTGACGATCCTGTGCGATTATGGCAATCGCTATGCCAGCAAGATCTACAATCCCGATTTTCTGCGCGGCAAGAACCTGCCGGTCCCCCCCTGGATGGAAGATCGTACCCCTATAGACATCTCCAGCGTCATGGCAGCCGATCCGGCCTAG
- the cls gene encoding cardiolipin synthase: MSILVGFDDVLRAIIADFHIVAAIMAAVYLLAFICAVREIMISRTSQGSIAWILALGLLPFPTAFLYLVVGWKAFDDYATDRIRNGRAARPLRAKDLALIDNEAGARWPVQTKVSEVPFLSGNDVELLVDGRATFDSIFAGIAAAKSYLLVQFYIVRDDALGQELAERLIERANAGVKVYLLYDDIGSTGMPKRYRAELRAAGIKVAGFNQRHKFMRLYGPTRINYRNHRKIVVADGEHAWVGGHNVGVEYLGEDPRFGRWRDTHVRVSGPAALGCALLFREDWEWATGEVLPSTPPASVATPGGQSVLVMGTGPADRLEECAIAFTDIIGRARERLWIVSPYFVPDTDIRTALFAAKLRGVDVRIMLPNEPDHKLVWLASIAHADAMVNHGISIQRYTDGFLHQKVLLMDDKIATVGSVNFDNRSFAINFEITLWFTDPKAIGDVEAMLVEDFRNCREVTADEVRSRSWTMRFLTQAARLLSPVL; the protein is encoded by the coding sequence GTGAGTATCTTGGTCGGTTTTGACGACGTCTTGCGGGCGATTATCGCCGACTTTCATATCGTGGCCGCCATCATGGCGGCCGTCTACCTGCTGGCATTCATCTGCGCCGTCCGCGAAATCATGATCTCGCGGACCTCGCAGGGGTCAATCGCCTGGATCCTGGCACTGGGCCTGCTGCCGTTCCCGACGGCCTTTCTCTATCTGGTGGTAGGCTGGAAGGCGTTTGACGACTACGCCACCGACCGGATCCGCAACGGCCGTGCCGCGCGTCCCTTGCGTGCCAAGGACCTGGCGCTGATCGACAACGAGGCGGGCGCCCGGTGGCCGGTGCAGACCAAGGTTTCCGAAGTGCCGTTTCTGAGCGGCAATGATGTCGAACTGCTGGTGGACGGACGGGCCACGTTCGATTCCATCTTTGCCGGCATCGCGGCCGCCAAGTCGTATCTGCTGGTGCAGTTCTATATCGTGCGGGACGATGCGCTGGGGCAGGAACTGGCGGAGCGCCTGATCGAGCGGGCCAATGCCGGCGTGAAAGTCTATCTGCTCTACGATGACATTGGCAGCACGGGCATGCCCAAGCGATATCGCGCCGAACTGCGCGCCGCCGGCATCAAGGTCGCCGGCTTCAACCAGCGCCACAAGTTCATGCGGCTCTATGGCCCGACGCGGATCAACTATCGCAATCATCGCAAGATTGTCGTCGCCGATGGCGAACATGCCTGGGTGGGGGGCCACAATGTGGGCGTGGAATATCTCGGCGAGGACCCCAGATTCGGCCGCTGGCGCGACACTCATGTGCGGGTATCCGGCCCGGCAGCCCTGGGCTGCGCCCTGCTGTTCCGGGAGGACTGGGAATGGGCGACCGGGGAGGTACTGCCGTCGACGCCACCGGCCAGTGTCGCCACGCCGGGCGGACAATCGGTCCTCGTCATGGGGACCGGGCCGGCTGACCGGCTGGAGGAGTGCGCCATTGCCTTCACCGACATCATCGGGCGCGCGCGAGAGCGTCTGTGGATCGTCAGCCCCTATTTCGTTCCCGATACCGACATTCGTACCGCCTTGTTCGCCGCCAAGCTGCGCGGTGTCGATGTGCGGATCATGCTGCCCAATGAACCGGACCACAAGCTCGTCTGGCTCGCCAGTATCGCCCATGCCGATGCCATGGTGAACCATGGCATCTCCATCCAGCGCTATACCGACGGCTTCCTGCACCAGAAGGTGCTGCTGATGGACGACAAGATCGCGACCGTGGGCAGCGTCAATTTCGACAATCGCTCCTTTGCGATCAACTTCGAGATCACGCTGTGGTTCACCGATCCCAAGGCCATCGGCGACGTCGAAGCCATGCTGGTTGAAGATTTCAGGAACTGCCGGGAAGTGACTGCCGACGAAGTCAGATCCCGTTCCTGGACCATGCGTTTCCTGACCCAGGCCGCCCGCCTGCTCTCCCCTGTTCTGTAG
- a CDS encoding alanyl-tRNA editing protein: protein MTEFLFRDDSYLQSVSATVTGVTPMGGIMLDRTVFYAASGGQPGDSGSLMRADGSTVAIITALHPDGDKTAIVHVPADGSALPAIGEMVTATLDWAPRYRLMRMHTALHLLSVVFAYPVTGGAIGADKGRLDFAMPEAPENPEALEGALNAMISADHPVNQEWITDGEMAANPDMIKTMNVKPPMGQGRVRLIRIGDVDLQPCGGTHVQSTGEIGPVRLGKIENKGKQNRRVNLLFVE, encoded by the coding sequence ATGACCGAGTTCCTGTTCCGTGATGACAGCTATCTGCAATCGGTGAGCGCCACCGTCACGGGTGTGACACCGATGGGCGGGATCATGCTGGACCGCACGGTGTTCTATGCTGCGTCCGGCGGCCAGCCCGGCGATAGCGGCAGCCTGATGCGCGCGGATGGATCAACGGTGGCTATCATCACCGCCCTGCACCCTGACGGGGACAAGACGGCGATCGTGCATGTACCGGCCGATGGCAGCGCCCTGCCCGCCATTGGCGAGATGGTCACCGCCACGCTCGACTGGGCCCCGCGCTATCGCCTGATGCGCATGCATACCGCCCTGCACCTGCTCTCGGTGGTCTTTGCCTATCCGGTGACCGGGGGCGCAATCGGTGCGGACAAGGGTCGGCTGGATTTTGCCATGCCCGAGGCGCCGGAGAACCCCGAGGCGCTTGAAGGCGCGCTCAATGCCATGATCAGCGCCGATCATCCGGTCAACCAGGAATGGATTACCGATGGGGAGATGGCGGCCAATCCCGACATGATCAAGACCATGAACGTCAAGCCGCCCATGGGCCAGGGTCGGGTTCGGCTGATCCGGATCGGCGACGTCGACCTGCAGCCGTGTGGCGGCACCCATGTCCAAAGCACCGGCGAGATCGGGCCGGTCAGGCTCGGCAAGATCGAGAACAAGGGCAAGCAGAACCGCCGCGTCAATCTGCTGTTTGTCGAGTAG
- a CDS encoding amino acid ABC transporter substrate-binding protein: MAAIVKRMPAVLAALVCLLGLAVLPSSAQTLETVRARGFLICGATNALPGFAQVDANGRWSGFDVDLCRAIAAAVFGNPDRIEFRALRGETRFAPLQTDGVDVLTRNGPWTERRDTLYDANYVGTAFFDGQSFLVPQSLGLVSAFELDNVRICVIDGGDDLERMQEFFFANQASYVEVPYEDVEDLSLAYRTGLCDAISASGRQLQAIRRALPEPNAHRILPERISKELLGPMVSTGDPQWFNIVRWTLFALVNAEEVGITSLNTESLAASHTPAIRRILGVEGDFGTSLGLKPTFMADAIRAVGNYAELYDRHFGPQTGAALLRGQNSLWSNGGLLYAPPVR; encoded by the coding sequence TTGGCCGCAATTGTGAAGCGAATGCCGGCTGTGCTGGCAGCTCTGGTCTGCCTGCTCGGCTTGGCCGTGCTGCCGAGCAGCGCCCAGACCCTGGAGACAGTCAGGGCCCGTGGCTTCCTGATCTGCGGGGCCACCAATGCACTGCCCGGTTTTGCCCAGGTGGACGCCAACGGCCGCTGGTCCGGGTTTGACGTGGATCTGTGCCGGGCCATTGCCGCCGCGGTATTCGGTAACCCCGATCGCATCGAGTTTCGCGCCCTGCGTGGCGAGACACGCTTTGCGCCCCTGCAGACCGATGGCGTGGATGTGTTGACCCGCAATGGTCCCTGGACCGAGCGCCGTGACACGCTTTACGACGCCAACTATGTCGGCACCGCCTTCTTCGACGGCCAGTCCTTCCTCGTGCCGCAATCGCTTGGCCTGGTGTCGGCCTTCGAGCTCGACAATGTCCGGATTTGCGTGATCGACGGGGGTGATGATCTCGAGCGCATGCAGGAGTTCTTCTTCGCCAATCAGGCCAGCTATGTCGAGGTGCCATACGAGGATGTTGAAGACCTGTCGCTGGCCTATCGGACAGGTCTGTGTGACGCCATTTCGGCCTCGGGTCGGCAGCTGCAGGCCATTCGCCGGGCCCTGCCGGAGCCCAATGCCCATCGCATCCTGCCCGAGCGCATTTCCAAGGAATTGCTGGGGCCAATGGTCAGCACGGGCGACCCGCAATGGTTCAACATTGTCAGATGGACGCTGTTCGCCCTGGTCAATGCCGAAGAGGTCGGCATCACCTCGCTGAACACCGAATCCCTGGCGGCCTCGCATACGCCCGCCATCCGCCGCATCCTCGGCGTGGAGGGCGATTTCGGCACCTCGCTCGGCCTCAAGCCAACCTTCATGGCCGATGCCATCCGCGCCGTCGGCAACTATGCCGAGCTCTATGATCGCCACTTCGGCCCGCAGACGGGCGCGGCCCTGTTGCGTGGCCAGAATTCACTCTGGAGCAATGGCGGCCTGCTCTACGCGCCGCCGGTGCGCTGA
- a CDS encoding amino acid ABC transporter ATP-binding protein, which translates to MHKWYSDFHVLRDINLTVNDGERIVIAGPSGSGKSTLIRCINRLEEHQEGQIIVNGVELTADLKRIDEVRREVGMVFQHFNLFPHLTILQNLTLAPIWVRGTPKAEAEATAMHYLERVKIPEQANKFPGQLSGGQQQRVAIARSLCMQPKIMLFDEPTSALDPEMVKEVLDVMISLAEEGMTMICVTHEMGFARQVANRVIFMDQGQIIEQNEPGEFFSNPQHERTKLFLSQILH; encoded by the coding sequence ATGCACAAGTGGTACAGCGACTTCCACGTGCTGCGCGATATCAACCTGACGGTCAACGATGGCGAGCGCATCGTCATTGCCGGCCCGTCAGGCTCGGGCAAGTCGACGCTCATCCGCTGCATCAATCGGCTGGAGGAGCACCAGGAAGGCCAGATCATCGTCAATGGCGTTGAACTGACCGCCGATCTCAAGCGCATCGACGAAGTGCGGCGCGAAGTCGGCATGGTGTTCCAGCACTTCAACCTGTTTCCGCATCTGACCATCCTGCAGAACCTGACCCTGGCGCCGATCTGGGTGCGCGGCACCCCCAAGGCCGAGGCCGAGGCCACGGCCATGCACTATCTTGAGCGGGTCAAGATCCCCGAACAGGCCAACAAGTTCCCCGGCCAGCTTTCGGGCGGACAGCAGCAGCGCGTGGCCATTGCCCGCTCGCTCTGCATGCAGCCCAAGATCATGCTGTTTGACGAGCCCACCTCGGCGCTCGATCCGGAAATGGTCAAGGAAGTGCTCGACGTGATGATCAGCCTGGCCGAAGAAGGCATGACCATGATCTGCGTGACCCATGAAATGGGTTTCGCCCGCCAGGTGGCCAATCGCGTCATCTTCATGGACCAAGGCCAGATCATCGAGCAGAACGAACCCGGGGAGTTCTTCTCCAATCCCCAGCACGAGCGGACCAAGCTGTTCCTCAGCCAGATCCTGCACTGA
- a CDS encoding amino acid ABC transporter permease — protein MTDIGFVRSELVPAKPAPNRTSGAVVWIQKNLFATPLDALLTVLGALFLLWIVPPLFNFVIGHAVGPMGTVEECRAIEAGACWAYIYNEMEFFIYGFYDIPQQWRPNIVFALGALLFVPLLMPKLPYKRLNAALFLFVYPIVSYFLLAGGVFGLSEMPTEKWGGLLITLIISVVGITLSFPLGIVLALGRQSSLPVIKTLCVAFIELIRAVPLITILFMASIMLPLFMPQGTTVDKLLRALVGVTLFTSAYMAEVVRGGLQAIPRGQYEAAASLGLGYWQRMYFIILPQALKHVIPGIVNNFIALFKDTSLVYIVGMKDLLEAVKTKNDSALEWQSANTATTGYLFAAMVFWAFCFSMSRYSMFMERRLNTGHKR, from the coding sequence ATGACCGATATCGGATTTGTTCGTTCTGAACTGGTACCTGCCAAACCGGCGCCAAACCGCACCAGCGGCGCGGTCGTCTGGATCCAGAAAAACCTCTTCGCCACGCCGCTGGACGCCCTGCTGACTGTGCTAGGCGCCCTATTCCTGCTCTGGATCGTGCCGCCCCTGTTCAACTTCGTCATCGGCCACGCCGTGGGGCCGATGGGCACGGTTGAAGAGTGCCGCGCCATCGAAGCCGGGGCCTGCTGGGCCTATATTTACAACGAGATGGAATTCTTCATCTACGGCTTTTACGACATCCCCCAGCAGTGGCGCCCTAACATCGTCTTTGCTCTGGGTGCGTTGCTGTTCGTGCCCCTGTTGATGCCCAAGCTTCCCTACAAGCGGCTCAACGCGGCGCTGTTCCTGTTTGTCTATCCCATTGTCAGCTACTTCCTGCTTGCCGGCGGCGTGTTCGGGCTCTCCGAAATGCCGACGGAAAAATGGGGCGGCCTGCTGATTACGCTGATCATCTCGGTGGTCGGGATCACCCTGTCTTTCCCGCTTGGCATCGTGCTAGCACTCGGTCGCCAGTCATCCTTGCCGGTGATCAAGACGCTCTGCGTGGCCTTCATCGAACTGATCCGCGCCGTTCCGCTGATCACCATCCTGTTCATGGCCTCGATCATGCTGCCCCTGTTCATGCCGCAGGGCACAACGGTGGACAAACTGCTGCGGGCCCTGGTGGGTGTCACCCTGTTCACCTCCGCCTATATGGCTGAAGTGGTGCGTGGCGGCCTGCAGGCCATCCCGCGTGGCCAGTACGAGGCGGCAGCCTCGCTGGGGCTGGGCTACTGGCAGCGGATGTACTTCATCATCCTGCCCCAGGCGCTCAAGCATGTGATTCCGGGCATCGTGAACAACTTCATCGCGCTGTTCAAGGATACCTCGCTTGTCTACATCGTGGGCATGAAGGACCTGCTCGAAGCGGTCAAAACCAAGAATGACTCGGCCCTCGAATGGCAGTCGGCCAATACGGCGACAACCGGCTATCTGTTCGCCGCCATGGTCTTCTGGGCCTTCTGTTTCTCCATGTCGCGCTATTCCATGTTCATGGAGCGCCGTCTCAATACCGGCCACAAGAGGTAG